In one Paraburkholderia azotifigens genomic region, the following are encoded:
- a CDS encoding S1C family serine protease, with translation MGSRPRFIDDLSGALPNAAASGSSDDDAALLDTYSRTVIDALERVRAAVVYITVERRVPGAPERHARAGTGSGFIFTPDGYLLTNSHVVHGATHIRVQLADGTRFDADLVGDDPHSDLAVLRIGSREPLPHVALGESGKLRVGQIAIAVGNPLGLEQTVTAGVVSALGRSLRSDSGRMIYDVIQTDAALNPGNSGGPLINSAGQVIGVNTAIIPGAQSISFATAIDTAKWVIMQIFAHGRVRRAYIGVAGTTMALPRRVQRYFELESESGVRVMEIVKESPASVGGLRVDDTIVAVDSVIVDGVDALQRALDGSKIGREVKVDVLRGAQRVEVGVWPAEQVV, from the coding sequence ATGGGAAGCCGTCCCCGTTTTATCGACGATCTGTCGGGTGCGCTGCCAAACGCGGCTGCGTCCGGATCGTCCGACGATGACGCCGCACTCCTCGACACCTATTCGCGCACCGTCATCGATGCGCTCGAACGGGTGCGGGCGGCCGTCGTCTACATCACCGTCGAGCGCCGGGTGCCGGGCGCGCCGGAGCGCCATGCGCGCGCGGGCACTGGCTCGGGTTTCATCTTCACGCCCGACGGTTATCTTCTGACCAACAGCCACGTCGTGCACGGCGCGACGCATATCCGCGTGCAGCTCGCCGACGGCACGAGGTTCGACGCCGATCTGGTCGGCGACGATCCGCACAGTGATCTCGCCGTGCTGCGCATTGGCTCGCGGGAGCCGCTGCCGCACGTCGCGCTCGGCGAGTCGGGCAAGCTGCGCGTGGGCCAGATCGCGATTGCCGTCGGCAATCCGCTCGGGCTCGAGCAGACGGTCACGGCGGGCGTGGTGTCCGCGCTCGGCCGCTCGTTGCGCTCGGATTCGGGCCGCATGATCTACGACGTGATCCAGACGGATGCCGCGCTCAACCCGGGCAATTCCGGCGGGCCGCTGATCAATTCGGCAGGGCAGGTGATCGGCGTGAACACGGCGATCATTCCGGGCGCGCAGTCGATCAGCTTCGCCACGGCCATCGATACCGCGAAGTGGGTAATCATGCAGATCTTCGCGCATGGGCGCGTGCGGCGCGCGTATATCGGCGTTGCCGGCACGACGATGGCGTTGCCGCGCCGTGTGCAGCGTTACTTCGAGCTCGAATCGGAGAGCGGGGTGCGGGTGATGGAGATTGTGAAGGAGTCGCCAGCCTCGGTCGGCGGCCTGCGGGTTGATGACACCATCGTTGCTGTCGATTCGGTGATCGTCGATGGCGTCGATGCTTTGCAGCGCGCGCTCGATGGGTCGAAGATCGGGCGTGAAGTGAAGGTCGATGTCTTGCGCGGCGCGCAGCGGGTTGAGGTTGGGGTTTGGCCTGCTGAGCAGGTGGTGTAG
- a CDS encoding DUF3300 domain-containing protein, with product MKKLLTLAAVALATMGLGGCVVAPPYGYGYAPAYGYAPGYYAAPSVSVGVGYSCCWGHGGWHR from the coding sequence ATGAAGAAACTTCTGACGCTGGCAGCCGTCGCTCTCGCGACGATGGGTCTGGGAGGCTGCGTCGTCGCGCCGCCGTACGGATATGGATATGCACCGGCGTATGGCTATGCGCCGGGCTATTACGCGGCGCCGTCGGTGAGCGTCGGCGTCGGCTACAGCTGTTGCTGGGGCCATGGCGGCTGGCATCGGTAA
- a CDS encoding SulP family inorganic anion transporter has translation MHTPPVSRLSNLRSDVFAGIVVFLVALPLCLGIATASGVEPFAGLVSGIVGGLVVALLSGSHLSVSGPAAGLVVIVVSAIASLGSFSAFLAAVLIAGALQIGFGLLRAGRLASFVPVAVIKGMLASIGIMLIVKQIPLGTGLASVADASVAHAGTLATPFGAISIVSVVLCVVSVAMLFAWETPRAKRYAIVRMLPGPLAAVALGIGATLALDMLAPALALRAEHRVSLVSLDSFAALAGAISMPDFTQLVDADVWRVALTLAVVASLETLLSLEAVEQIDPKRRRASPDRELKAQGVGNMVAAVLGGLPLTAVIVRSSANVHAGAQTRMSAVIHGVLLLASVFALTAVLNLIPLACLAAILIHTGYKLAKPALFAAMAREGVDRFVPFVATIAGVLATDLLIGIGIGIATSALLAMRANLSRTFTLTRHDDHYLLVLRKDATFLSKPMLTHCLAQIPDHATVLIDAERADFIDRDIRDALDAFADEAARRRITVERLRWPEPAAQEGRAMLPSLRATTG, from the coding sequence ATGCACACTCCACCCGTTTCCCGTCTTTCGAACCTGCGCAGCGATGTCTTCGCGGGCATCGTCGTGTTTCTCGTCGCGCTGCCGCTGTGTCTCGGCATCGCCACTGCGTCCGGCGTCGAGCCGTTTGCCGGGCTCGTGTCCGGCATCGTCGGCGGACTGGTCGTCGCGCTGCTGAGCGGCTCGCATCTGAGCGTGAGCGGACCGGCAGCCGGTCTCGTCGTGATCGTCGTGTCGGCGATCGCGTCGCTCGGCAGCTTCTCCGCGTTTCTCGCCGCGGTGCTGATCGCGGGCGCGCTGCAGATCGGTTTCGGTCTGCTGCGCGCGGGACGGCTCGCGAGCTTCGTGCCCGTCGCGGTCATCAAGGGGATGCTGGCTTCGATCGGCATCATGCTGATCGTCAAGCAGATTCCGCTCGGCACGGGCCTCGCGAGCGTGGCCGATGCCAGTGTTGCGCACGCAGGTACATTGGCGACGCCGTTCGGCGCTATCTCGATCGTCTCGGTCGTGCTGTGTGTCGTATCGGTCGCGATGCTGTTTGCGTGGGAGACGCCGCGCGCGAAGCGCTACGCGATCGTGCGGATGCTGCCGGGGCCGCTCGCGGCCGTCGCGCTCGGCATCGGCGCGACGCTCGCGCTCGATATGCTCGCGCCCGCGCTTGCGTTGCGTGCGGAGCATCGCGTGTCGCTGGTGTCGCTGGATTCGTTCGCGGCATTGGCGGGCGCGATCTCGATGCCCGACTTCACGCAGCTCGTCGATGCCGACGTCTGGCGCGTCGCGCTGACGCTCGCCGTCGTCGCGAGTCTGGAAACGCTGCTGAGTCTCGAAGCCGTCGAGCAGATCGACCCGAAGCGCCGCCGCGCGTCGCCGGATCGCGAACTGAAGGCGCAAGGCGTCGGCAATATGGTGGCGGCCGTGCTCGGCGGCCTGCCGCTGACGGCTGTGATCGTGCGCAGCTCGGCGAACGTGCACGCGGGCGCGCAGACGCGCATGTCGGCCGTGATTCACGGCGTGCTGCTGCTGGCGAGCGTGTTTGCGCTGACGGCCGTGCTGAACCTGATTCCGCTCGCGTGTCTCGCAGCGATCCTGATCCACACGGGCTACAAGCTCGCCAAGCCGGCATTGTTCGCGGCGATGGCGCGCGAAGGCGTCGACCGCTTCGTGCCCTTTGTCGCGACGATCGCGGGCGTGCTCGCGACGGATCTGCTGATCGGCATTGGCATCGGCATCGCGACGAGCGCGCTGCTGGCGATGCGCGCGAACCTGTCGCGCACGTTCACGCTGACGCGTCACGACGATCACTATCTGCTGGTGCTGCGCAAGGACGCGACGTTTCTGTCGAAGCCGATGCTCACGCACTGCCTCGCGCAGATTCCCGATCACGCGACGGTGCTGATCGACGCGGAGCGCGCCGATTTCATCGACCGAGATATTCGCGATGCGCTCGATGCGTTCGCCGACGAGGCGGCGCGCCGCCGGATTACCGTCGAGCGCCTGCGCTGGCCGGAGCCGGCGGCGCAGGAAGGACGCGCAATGCTGCCGTCGCTGCGTGCGACGACGGGCTGA
- a CDS encoding carbonic anhydrase, whose translation MNHPKRLLLSNLAWSQEVSAREPEFFTDLARGQQPRILWIGCSDSRVPAERITNAQPGELFVHRNIANLYTSDDGNASSVIEYAVHALKVEHVVICGHHHCGGVRAALSPPSDALPVVNRRIAGLRDLAGRHRDELLAIADFDARVDRFAELNVIEQVRLLRESPIVRRAPRPPQIHGWIFGLREGLLTQLTDMEEAREIAESHTETHTVRDAA comes from the coding sequence ATGAATCATCCAAAACGCCTATTGCTGTCCAATCTGGCCTGGTCGCAGGAAGTCTCTGCGCGGGAGCCCGAGTTCTTCACGGATCTCGCGCGCGGGCAGCAGCCGCGCATTCTGTGGATCGGTTGCTCCGATAGCCGCGTGCCCGCCGAGCGCATCACCAATGCGCAACCGGGCGAGTTGTTCGTCCATCGCAACATCGCGAACCTCTACACGTCCGACGACGGCAACGCATCGAGCGTGATCGAATACGCGGTGCATGCGCTGAAGGTCGAACACGTCGTGATCTGCGGACATCATCATTGCGGCGGCGTGCGCGCCGCGCTGTCGCCGCCTTCGGATGCGCTGCCCGTCGTGAACCGCCGCATCGCCGGGCTGCGCGATCTGGCCGGACGGCATCGCGACGAACTGCTTGCGATTGCGGATTTCGACGCGCGTGTCGACCGTTTCGCGGAGTTGAATGTGATCGAGCAGGTGCGCCTGTTGCGCGAGTCGCCCATCGTGCGCCGCGCGCCGCGTCCGCCGCAGATTCACGGCTGGATTTTCGGGCTGCGCGAAGGGCTGCTGACGCAACTCACCGATATGGAAGAAGCGCGCGAGATCGCCGAATCGCACACGGAAACCCACACCGTTCGCGACGCCGCCTAG
- a CDS encoding DUF427 domain-containing protein, which translates to MHKTVKIPGPEHPITISKSGSRVVVSVAGHKIADSTDALSFHEASYPEVLYVPRKDVDMSLLERTDHSTYCPYKGECSYYSIPAGGERSVNAVWSYESPYDAVASIREHVAFYRDRVDAIEVSAK; encoded by the coding sequence ATGCACAAGACAGTGAAGATTCCCGGTCCCGAACATCCCATCACGATTTCGAAAAGCGGATCGCGCGTTGTCGTGTCCGTTGCCGGTCACAAGATCGCCGACAGCACCGATGCGCTGTCCTTCCATGAGGCGTCGTATCCGGAAGTGCTCTACGTTCCGCGCAAGGACGTGGACATGTCGCTGCTCGAACGCACCGATCATTCGACCTATTGCCCGTACAAGGGCGAGTGCAGCTACTACAGCATCCCCGCCGGCGGCGAACGTTCCGTGAATGCGGTGTGGAGCTACGAAAGCCCTTACGATGCCGTTGCATCGATCAGGGAGCATGTCGCGTTCTATCGCGACCGCGTGGACGCCATCGAGGTCAGCGCGAAGTAG
- a CDS encoding DUF3331 domain-containing protein, protein MSRIGTATGTTAEPRPRAHANRRASGEPELRRKETLYADVRSDHAGGAAPALRDPWATTISRLGKAPAQDIKLGPSDKCDQGACAARAARRTATAERKQAAESEHSGAVITFVERFGAKSISITWRDSTAGRYTEQLWVRRIARSRGVCALTGADIVRGDAVYGPFSRPSSRPRNMSQMILAELLDDLE, encoded by the coding sequence GTGAGCAGGATTGGAACTGCAACTGGCACAACGGCTGAACCCCGGCCTCGCGCCCACGCAAACCGGCGCGCGAGCGGCGAGCCCGAACTGCGCCGCAAGGAAACGCTGTACGCCGACGTGCGGTCCGATCACGCCGGCGGCGCGGCGCCCGCGCTACGCGATCCATGGGCCACGACCATTTCGCGGCTCGGCAAAGCACCCGCGCAAGACATCAAGCTCGGGCCTTCTGACAAATGCGATCAGGGCGCATGCGCTGCGCGCGCCGCGCGCCGCACGGCAACGGCCGAGCGCAAGCAGGCGGCTGAGAGCGAACACAGCGGCGCGGTCATTACGTTCGTCGAGCGCTTCGGCGCCAAGTCGATTTCGATCACATGGCGCGATTCGACGGCGGGCCGCTATACCGAGCAACTGTGGGTGCGCCGCATCGCGCGTTCGCGCGGCGTATGCGCGCTGACGGGCGCGGACATCGTGCGCGGCGATGCCGTGTACGGTCCGTTCAGCCGTCCGTCGAGCCGCCCGCGCAACATGTCGCAGATGATTCTCGCCGAGTTGCTCGACGACCTCGAATGA
- a CDS encoding LysR family transcriptional regulator: protein MASQADIARTAPVTLHSASSATVDGSASTSAMDRFGSINVFVRAAETRSFAEAGRQLGISASAVGKAISRLETRLGARLFHRSTRSITLTPEGALFLTRCQRIVEEIEAAESELALAHAAPRGKLRVSMPMVATLVMPVVGEFMKAYPEITLDIDFSDRIVDVIEEGFDVVMRTGDVNDSQLITRIMGTYVHLIVASPAYLAKHPPLAAPEALVHHACLQHRFPTTGKLRRWPLERDGESLDIELPSTAIATAVEPLIAMAGQGLGLACVPDFTVRKQIADGTLVAVLREYSGALSVFRALWPSGGKLTPKVRAFVDFMSVHLFPADAADTRVQEG from the coding sequence ATGGCTTCGCAAGCCGATATCGCGCGCACCGCGCCTGTCACGCTGCACTCCGCCTCGTCGGCAACCGTCGACGGCAGCGCGAGCACGAGCGCGATGGACCGCTTCGGCTCGATCAACGTGTTCGTCCGCGCAGCCGAAACCCGCAGCTTTGCGGAAGCCGGCCGCCAGCTCGGCATCTCCGCTTCCGCCGTCGGCAAGGCCATTTCCAGGCTGGAAACGCGGCTCGGCGCGCGGCTCTTTCATCGCAGCACACGCAGCATCACGCTCACACCCGAAGGCGCGCTGTTCCTCACGCGCTGTCAACGCATCGTCGAAGAAATCGAAGCCGCCGAAAGCGAGCTCGCGCTCGCGCATGCCGCGCCGCGCGGCAAACTGCGCGTGAGCATGCCGATGGTCGCGACGCTCGTGATGCCCGTGGTCGGCGAGTTCATGAAGGCGTATCCGGAGATCACGCTGGACATCGACTTCAGCGACCGGATCGTCGATGTGATCGAAGAAGGCTTCGATGTGGTGATGCGCACGGGCGACGTCAACGACTCGCAGCTGATCACGCGCATCATGGGCACGTATGTGCATCTGATCGTGGCGTCGCCGGCGTATCTCGCGAAACATCCGCCCCTCGCGGCGCCCGAAGCGCTCGTTCATCACGCGTGTCTTCAGCATCGATTTCCGACCACGGGCAAGCTGCGCCGCTGGCCGCTCGAACGCGACGGCGAATCGCTGGATATCGAGTTGCCGTCGACTGCCATCGCCACAGCCGTCGAACCGCTGATCGCGATGGCCGGGCAAGGTCTCGGCCTTGCCTGCGTGCCCGACTTCACCGTGCGCAAGCAGATCGCGGACGGCACGCTCGTCGCCGTTCTGCGCGAATACTCCGGCGCGCTCAGCGTCTTTCGCGCGCTGTGGCCTTCGGGCGGAAAGCTGACGCCGAAAGTGCGGGCCTTCGTCGACTTCATGAGCGTCCATCTCTTTCCCGCCGACGCGGCCGACACCCGCGTGCAAGAAGGCTGA
- a CDS encoding YbaK/EbsC family protein, which translates to MLSHEPLQTLDIIAPDRIGAHLPAHVASSIEGRDIVVFSVTDDASDTADFSARYGFPMEDCANTIVVRYRKDGGEHLAAIVTLGSLRLDVNGAVKAVLGAKRISFAQREIATEQSAMEFGGITAFGLPANWRVLVDTAVMERQQVVMGAGIRKAKLLLAPSALAQLDTVEVAQLTLPPGEPDAA; encoded by the coding sequence ATGCTTTCGCACGAACCGCTACAGACGCTCGACATCATCGCGCCCGATCGCATCGGCGCCCATCTTCCCGCACACGTCGCATCGTCGATCGAAGGCCGCGACATCGTCGTGTTCTCCGTCACCGACGATGCGTCGGACACCGCCGACTTCAGCGCACGCTACGGCTTCCCGATGGAAGACTGCGCGAACACGATCGTAGTCCGCTACAGGAAGGACGGCGGCGAACATCTCGCCGCGATCGTGACACTCGGTTCGCTGCGCCTCGACGTCAACGGCGCGGTGAAAGCCGTGCTCGGCGCGAAGCGCATTTCGTTTGCGCAGCGCGAGATCGCGACCGAACAAAGCGCGATGGAATTCGGCGGCATCACGGCGTTCGGTCTGCCCGCGAACTGGCGCGTGCTCGTCGATACCGCCGTGATGGAGCGTCAGCAAGTCGTGATGGGCGCAGGCATCCGCAAAGCGAAACTGTTGCTCGCGCCGTCCGCGCTCGCGCAACTCGACACCGTCGAAGTCGCGCAATTGACGTTGCCGCCCGGCGAGCCCGACGCGGCCTGA
- the wrbA gene encoding NAD(P)H:quinone oxidoreductase: MAKVLVLYYSSYGHIETMAQAIAEGARGAGAQVDIKRVPETVPEEIAKKANFKLDQQAPVAAVADLEQYDAIVVGTGTRYGRMSSQMAAFLDQTGGLWMRGALNGKVGAAFASTGTQHGGQETTLFSIITNLMHLGLIIVGLPYSHQGMMNMTEIVGGAPYGATTIAAADGSRQPSAIDLEGARHQGELVAKTAAKLFG; encoded by the coding sequence ATGGCCAAGGTTCTCGTTCTCTACTACTCGTCGTACGGTCACATCGAAACGATGGCGCAAGCCATCGCGGAAGGCGCGCGCGGCGCGGGTGCGCAGGTCGACATCAAACGCGTGCCGGAGACCGTGCCCGAAGAGATCGCGAAGAAGGCGAATTTCAAGCTCGATCAGCAGGCGCCCGTTGCTGCCGTCGCCGATCTCGAGCAATACGATGCGATCGTCGTCGGCACGGGCACGCGTTATGGACGCATGTCGTCGCAGATGGCTGCGTTTCTCGATCAGACGGGCGGACTATGGATGCGCGGCGCGCTGAACGGCAAGGTCGGCGCGGCGTTCGCATCGACGGGAACGCAGCACGGCGGACAGGAGACCACGCTGTTCTCGATCATCACGAACCTGATGCATCTCGGTCTGATCATCGTGGGTTTGCCGTACAGCCATCAGGGGATGATGAACATGACGGAGATCGTCGGCGGCGCGCCGTATGGCGCAACGACGATCGCAGCGGCCGACGGCTCGCGTCAGCCGAGCGCCATCGATCTGGAAGGTGCGCGGCATCAGGGCGAACTGGTCGCGAAGACGGCGGCGAAGCTGTTTGGCTGA
- a CDS encoding DUF4142 domain-containing protein, with translation MIRLPIASIVCASTTSLLLFASAVNAQTTQPAQPAKAAQPAETVRLHAADQTFINEGTQAVATQRDAARIATSRSTDRAVKAFAEKVAADNLQIADALRAASPRGVDVPHNNPDTATLDSIKNLRGAEFDKAYIEQIALGGEQKTLSAFQAEIASGRNEQLKDAARKALPTIQAQYASAQELAKRKHLAAQ, from the coding sequence ATGATCCGTTTGCCCATCGCTTCCATCGTCTGTGCATCCACGACCAGTCTGTTGCTGTTCGCATCGGCGGTGAACGCGCAAACCACGCAACCGGCACAACCGGCGAAAGCCGCGCAGCCCGCCGAAACCGTGCGGCTGCACGCTGCCGACCAGACCTTCATCAACGAGGGCACGCAAGCCGTCGCCACGCAGCGCGATGCCGCCCGCATCGCGACATCGCGCTCGACGGACCGTGCAGTAAAGGCATTCGCCGAAAAGGTCGCCGCCGACAATCTCCAGATCGCCGACGCGCTCCGCGCAGCCAGCCCGCGCGGTGTCGACGTGCCGCACAACAACCCGGACACGGCGACGCTCGACAGCATCAAGAATCTGCGCGGCGCGGAATTCGACAAGGCGTATATCGAACAGATCGCGCTGGGCGGCGAGCAGAAAACGCTGTCGGCATTCCAGGCGGAAATCGCGTCGGGTCGCAACGAGCAGCTGAAGGACGCCGCCCGCAAGGCGCTGCCGACCATTCAGGCACAATACGCGTCCGCACAGGAGCTTGCAAAGCGCAAGCATCTCGCTGCGCAGTAA
- a CDS encoding MgtC/SapB family protein, whose protein sequence is MSADFIWRLLAAFACGVAIGLERQMRQRTAGLRTITLVASGACLFVTLGMLTGNGVAGVTQIAAYVVSGVGFLGGGVIMRDKGSIQGINTAATLWCSAAVGVLCGAGHYGPALAGTVVVLATNTVLREVSRAINATPVSSADLVREYVLTVVCREHDEIHIRTVLSNAMYSQPLSFQSLTSEDVDGDPPRIQVTATLRMHPKDQPKLELMASRLSMEKSVSSVSWSAKEAELTPE, encoded by the coding sequence ATGTCAGCGGATTTCATCTGGAGGTTGCTGGCCGCGTTCGCGTGCGGCGTCGCGATCGGGCTCGAGCGTCAGATGCGCCAGCGCACGGCGGGGCTGCGCACGATCACGCTGGTCGCGAGCGGCGCGTGCCTGTTTGTCACGCTGGGCATGCTGACGGGCAACGGCGTCGCGGGCGTCACGCAGATCGCCGCGTATGTCGTGTCGGGCGTCGGTTTTCTCGGCGGCGGCGTCATCATGCGCGACAAGGGCTCGATCCAGGGCATCAATACGGCGGCGACGCTGTGGTGCTCGGCGGCTGTCGGCGTACTGTGCGGCGCGGGACATTACGGACCGGCGCTCGCGGGCACCGTCGTCGTGCTCGCAACCAACACGGTGCTGCGCGAAGTGAGCCGCGCGATCAACGCGACGCCGGTGTCGAGCGCGGACCTCGTGCGCGAATACGTGTTGACGGTGGTGTGCCGTGAGCACGACGAGATTCACATCCGCACGGTGCTGTCGAACGCGATGTATTCGCAACCGCTGTCGTTTCAGAGTCTGACGAGCGAGGACGTCGACGGCGATCCGCCGCGCATCCAGGTGACGGCGACCTTGCGCATGCATCCGAAGGATCAGCCCAAACTCGAACTGATGGCGAGCCGGCTCAGCATGGAGAAGAGCGTGTCGAGCGTCAGCTGGTCGGCGAAGGAAGCGGAGCTGACGCCCGAATGA
- a CDS encoding lytic transglycosylase domain-containing protein has product MSLHRLHAAPRSRRPLRRAFGAFALALSLAASTCGTARADDCFEQAAVYQGVNPLILRAVAWHESKGDPAAVNRNSNGSIDVGQAQINSVHFSDLKRLGIPHRALTDACVNIYVAAWLIKQKMVKYGNTWRAIGAYHSESPKERDAYARSIQKILVAWGELLPAAH; this is encoded by the coding sequence GTGTCCCTTCACCGACTTCACGCCGCGCCCCGCTCGCGGCGTCCGCTCAGGCGTGCCTTCGGCGCTTTCGCACTAGCGCTGTCGCTCGCGGCCTCGACGTGCGGAACGGCCCGCGCCGACGACTGCTTCGAGCAGGCCGCCGTGTATCAGGGCGTCAATCCGTTGATCCTGCGCGCCGTTGCATGGCACGAATCGAAAGGCGATCCCGCTGCCGTCAACCGCAATTCAAACGGCTCGATCGACGTCGGCCAGGCGCAGATCAATTCGGTGCACTTCAGCGATCTGAAACGCCTCGGCATCCCGCACCGCGCGCTCACGGATGCTTGCGTGAACATCTACGTCGCCGCGTGGCTCATCAAGCAGAAGATGGTGAAGTACGGCAACACGTGGCGCGCGATCGGCGCATATCACTCGGAGTCGCCGAAGGAGCGCGACGCGTATGCGCGCAGCATCCAGAAGATTCTCGTCGCGTGGGGCGAACTGCTGCCTGCAGCGCACTGA
- a CDS encoding helix-turn-helix domain-containing protein: protein MPPRNEALPTVMRRLAAGKMLMEGASVSDVAAQLHISENTVRKYRTLVNEGGLESLRQMSVGGRSSVLDEAALQWIAAALNGPAGIHGFPSDAWTSNRLREVIRVRFGVSYSRVYTWQIATNLGLGHRLTKSRK from the coding sequence ATGCCTCCACGAAACGAAGCATTGCCGACCGTCATGCGCCGGCTTGCCGCGGGCAAGATGCTGATGGAGGGCGCGTCCGTCAGCGATGTCGCCGCGCAACTGCATATCTCCGAGAACACGGTGCGCAAATATCGCACGCTCGTGAACGAGGGCGGGCTGGAGTCGTTGCGGCAGATGAGCGTCGGCGGGCGTTCGTCCGTGCTCGACGAGGCGGCGCTGCAATGGATCGCGGCGGCGCTGAACGGTCCGGCGGGCATCCACGGTTTTCCTTCCGATGCCTGGACCAGCAACCGTCTGCGCGAGGTGATACGCGTGAGGTTCGGCGTCAGCTACTCACGTGTCTATACCTGGCAGATCGCGACCAATCTCGGCCTCGGACACCGGCTGACGAAATCGCGCAAGTAG